Genomic window (Candidatus Zixiibacteriota bacterium):
CTATGCCGGTTGCAACCTGTCAGACCTGCGCCCGTGTCATGCGCGAAAAGGCCGATTACCCCCGCGGCAATTTTTCATCCGAATACTGTTCGAATTGCGTGGACGAAAGAGGGGTTCTGAAACCGAAATCGGTAATAAAGGAAAATATGATCCGTTACCGTGTGCGGAACAACGGCTTAAGCGAGGAAGAGGCGACCGAGGCGGTCGATAACCTGATGAGACTTCTCCCCGCCTGGCAAACCGTGCCGACGCGGCGCTAAGCTTCAAAAGGGCGGAATTTATCGCCCTGCGGAACAATCTCTCCCGCCTGATGTTGGATTGGAAAGAACATTTATCTTGTTTATATGTTTGGATTTAGTATATTATTTACAGTTAACCTTATGTCTTTCCAATCCAGGAAGGGATAGGAAAGCTATATATTTATTTTTTTATTAGGAGGAGAGATTGATTACTCTTCTGATGTTTTTTGCCGGCGGCGCCCCGTCGGATGGCGGCGGCGGCAGTTGGCTGGCGACCTGGGGGATGCTGATCCCGCTTTTTCTTATCATGTATTTGCTTCTCATCAGACCCCAGCGCAAGCGGCAAAAAGAGCACGATAAGTTGCTCAAAGAGTTGAAGAAAGGCGATCGGGTGGTAACCAACAGCGGAATGTTCGGCACCATTTTCGCCATCAACGATGAGAAAAGCATCGTAGTTCTGAAGCTGACCGATGAGGTCAAAGTCGAGTTTTTGAAATCCGCGATTGCGGGTCGAGTAGAGTGATTTTTTAAGGAGTTATCGTGGCAGCAAGACCGATCGTTTTATACGGCGAACCGGTTCTGCGGGAAAAGGGCAAACCGGTCGAGAAATTTGACCGTGAGACAAAAGATTTGGTGGCCGATATGATCGCCACCCTGAAAAATGCCAAGGGGCTCGGTCTGGCCGCCCCCCAGGTGGGCGCAGCGGTCAGAATTTTCATCATTGACTTATCCGCCATTGAGTTGACCGAGTCGGTGAGGGTTTTTATCAACCCCCAGATAATTGAGACCTCGGGTGAGGTGCTGATGGAAGAGGGTTGCCTCTCTTTTCCGGGAATCTACCAGAAAATAGTTCGTCCGGAAACGGTGAAAATCAGGGCAACCGAACCAAACGGCAAAGAATTCACCTTGCGGGCATCGGGCATGTTGGCCCGAGCCATATTGCATGAATACGACCATCTCGAGGGAAAGCTATTTATTGACTATTTTTCGCCTGTCTCCCGTGCCCTTGTAAGAGGGAAACTCCGTAAGATGGCCGCGACGCTTTAAAAAGTCGTCTTCCGCCACGATCAGTTTCGGATGAGAGTTGTTTTTATGGGGACGCCGGAGTTTGCCCGGCGGCCGTTGGAGTATCTCTATAGGAATGCCCGCCATGATATCGCGGCGGTGGTGACCGGCCCGGATAAACCCTCCGGGCGCGGCCTTAAACTGATCCCTACCGCGGTCAAGGCGGCGGCCCAGAAATTCGAAATCCCCGTCTATGCACCGGAATCGCTGAAAGACCAGCCTTTTCTGGAAAAGATGAAGAATATCGGGGCCGATATTTTTGTCGTGGTTGCTTTCCGGATTCTGCCGGAGGCCCTCTTCACCATCCCGGCGCGTGGCTCGATCAATCTTCACGGTTCGCTTCTGCCCAAATACCGGGGAGCCGCCCCGATAAACTGGGCCCTGATCAACGGCGAGACCGAAACCGGCCTGACCACCTTCTTCCTGAAGAAGAAGGTCGATACCGGTGATGTTATCTATCAGGAAAAGATATCTATCAAGCCCGACGAGATATTCGACGAGCTTTACACGCGCCTTTCGGAGATGGCCGGGCCGGTTATCGAGAAGACGCTCAATCTTATTGAGACGGGAAATGTGGTACCGATCGCACAGGATAATTCCCTGGCCACCCCGGCGCCCAAGCTGTCGCCGGAAGATTGCCAGATCGATTGGGGTTTCCCGCCCGAGAATATAGTCAATTTCATTCGGGGGCTGTCCTCCATCCCGAGCGCTTTTACCGGATTTCGGGGAAAGAAAGTAAAAATTTTGAGAGCACGGAAAGACGAGGTCGAAATGACCGAAAAATTTGAACCGGGGCAGATAATCAAAGATAAACAGAGACTGCTGGTCGCCGCCGCATCGGGCGCTGTTGAAATACTGGAACTGCTCCCTGAGGGAAAATCCAGAATAACCGGCGGCGAATTTGTCCGGGGATACCATCCGGATAACCATGAAATGCTGAGCGCCAGACTGAAAGGGGAGCTTTCGCAACAATGAAAAAAGAAATTCTTATTAATTCCCACGAATACGAGACCAGAGTGGCGATTCTCGAGGATGACCGCCTGGAGGAGTTGTATGTGGAAAGGCCGCAGTCGGAGCGACTGGTCGGCAATATTTATAAGGGGAAAATCAAGACGGTGCTTCCCGGGATGCAGGCGGCCTTTATCGATATCGGCATGGAGAAAGCGGCTTTTCTGCACGCCTCCGATATCGGCGATCTGACCTCCACCCAGGAATATGATTCGGAATTTGTCGATGAGGAACCGCCGGCGGAAATTATCCGCAAGGCGCGTCGGGCCGGAATCGAGACGGTTCTCAAAGACGGCCAGGATATCCTGGTGCAGGTTATCAAAGAACCGATCTCGACCAAAGGGCCGCGGGTGGCCACCGATGTCTCTATCCCCGGAAG
Coding sequences:
- a CDS encoding zinc ribbon domain-containing protein — translated: MPVATCQTCARVMREKADYPRGNFSSEYCSNCVDERGVLKPKSVIKENMIRYRVRNNGLSEEEATEAVDNLMRLLPAWQTVPTRR
- the yajC gene encoding preprotein translocase subunit YajC; amino-acid sequence: MITLLMFFAGGAPSDGGGGSWLATWGMLIPLFLIMYLLLIRPQRKRQKEHDKLLKELKKGDRVVTNSGMFGTIFAINDEKSIVVLKLTDEVKVEFLKSAIAGRVE
- the def gene encoding peptide deformylase; translation: MAARPIVLYGEPVLREKGKPVEKFDRETKDLVADMIATLKNAKGLGLAAPQVGAAVRIFIIDLSAIELTESVRVFINPQIIETSGEVLMEEGCLSFPGIYQKIVRPETVKIRATEPNGKEFTLRASGMLARAILHEYDHLEGKLFIDYFSPVSRALVRGKLRKMAATL
- the fmt gene encoding methionyl-tRNA formyltransferase, which gives rise to MRVVFMGTPEFARRPLEYLYRNARHDIAAVVTGPDKPSGRGLKLIPTAVKAAAQKFEIPVYAPESLKDQPFLEKMKNIGADIFVVVAFRILPEALFTIPARGSINLHGSLLPKYRGAAPINWALINGETETGLTTFFLKKKVDTGDVIYQEKISIKPDEIFDELYTRLSEMAGPVIEKTLNLIETGNVVPIAQDNSLATPAPKLSPEDCQIDWGFPPENIVNFIRGLSSIPSAFTGFRGKKVKILRARKDEVEMTEKFEPGQIIKDKQRLLVAAASGAVEILELLPEGKSRITGGEFVRGYHPDNHEMLSARLKGELSQQ